GGCGACGGAAAACGCCTTCAGCATTTATGAGCGCGATATGTGGCTCCTCGCCCATGCCGCCGCAAACAGGGCCGGGCGCATCGGCGGCGCGGCGTGCGACTGGGCCACTTCGCTCAATGTGATGCAAAGCCAGTTGCCGAATGTCGGCCTCGTGAACCTTTTCGTTTCGTGGTACGGCACCGATCTGCGCGCTGGCGAATGCATACTCGTGCCCGGCGTCACGCGCGCGAGCTTCGAGACCATGCCAGATCGCTGGAGTTGCGCGGGCATGTCGCGCGGCGAGGCGCATGTCGTCTCGCAGGTGGACGGCAACGCGGCTTTCGGCGGCACGCCGGACGACACATCGCTTGTCGCCTGCATCAAGGATCTGAAGGCGCGCAAGCTCGAAGTCGCCTTCACGCCGTTCATTCTGATGGACATCCCGGCGGGCAACGCGCTGCCGGACCCGCTTCGGGGCGGGGCGGGTCAACCGGTCTATCCATGGCGCGGACGCATCACGAAGGCTTATGCCACCGCGGACAGGTCGGCCGAGGTCGAGGCGGAAGTCGCAGCATTCGTCAGGCAGTATCGCGCCTTCGTCTTGCATTATGCGCAGCTCTGCGCGGATGCGGGCGGCGTGGATATCTTTCTGCTCGGCACGGAGCTTCGCGGCCTGACGTGGCTTCGCGGCGCGGAAGGGGGCTATCCTTTCGTGACGGCGCTGAAGCAACTGGCGGCGGACGTAAAGGCGGTTCTGCCGAGGGCCAGGCTCTCCTACGCAGCGGACTGGTCCGAATGGTTCGGCCATCAGCCGCCTGACGGCACGGGCGATGCTATCTTTCATCTCGATCCGCTGTGGACGGACCCGAACATAGACGCCATCGCCTTCGACAATTACTGGCCGCTGTCGGACTGGCGAGACGGCACGCCGAACATGGACCGCGCGCTGAAGGAAGACGGCACGCTGACGGCCAACACCGATTACGACTATCTGATGGGCAACATCAGAGGCGGCGAAGGCTACGACTGGTACTACGCCAGCACCGCCGACCGCGACGCCCAGGTGCGTTCGCCTATCACCGACGGCGGCTACCACAAGCCCTGGATCTATCGCTACAAGGACATATGGGGCTGGTGGGCGAACCCGCATTACGACCGCCTCGGCGGCATCGAGGCTGCGGAACCGACGGCCTGGGTGCCGCGCTCCAAGCCATTCTGGTTCACCGAACTCGGCTGCCCCTCCATCGACAAGGGATCGAACCAGCCGAACGTGTTCCACGATCCGAAATCGGCGGAAAGCGCCCTGCCTCATCACTCGACCGGCCAGCCGGACAACCTCATCCAGCGCCGCTACCTCCATTCGATGCTGCGCTTCTTCGACGAGACCGATGCCGCGTTCGAGGAGACGAACAACCCGCAAAGCACCGTCTATGACGGCCGCATGGTCGATGTGTCACGCATCATGATCTACACATGGGACGCGCGGCCCTATCCGTACTTTCCGCTGTTCTGGTGGGTCTGGAGCGACGCCGCGAACTGGGCTTACGGCCACTGGATCGCGGGCAAGCTTTCAACCTACGCCTTGCCGACGGAGCTTGACAGCATGGCCAAGACGACGACCTACGCGCCCCGCCACCCCTATATCGTGGACCCGGCGACGGGCAAGCTCGACAAGCAGTATGCGGATTTCTTCCAGAGCATCGAGTTCGTGAAGGGGAGCGCGATCGCAAACGTGCCGCTCGAACCGACCGTCTCGGAGGCAGCCGCCGCGATCAATTCGTTACTCGCGGTGCTCCGCGCGCAGAACAGGCTCGCCACATGAGCGGCGTCGTTCGACAGGCGAGCGAGGCCGATGCCGCCCGTTTCGTGGAACTGGCCTTGCGGTTTTATGCCGAGGAAGGTGCACGGCGCGCCGATCCACGCGCGCTCGCCCGTTTCGCCTTCGCGCAGATTTTCGAGCGAAACCGGGTGCTGCTGGCGGCGAAAGAGCCTGCGGTGGCCGTCCTCGCGGGCATGATCGCGCCGCACTACCTCACGGGCGAGCCGACCGCGTTCAAAACCGCCTGGTACGCGCAGCCCGGCGCGCGAGGCTACGGCGCATCTCTTTTGCGCGCCTTCGAGGCATGGGCGATTGAAAAGGGCGCGACGCGGCTCGTCGTTGCAGGGCGCATGCCCCGAACTCTCACGCTGCTCGAACGGCTTCGGTTTCAGCCCCTCGAAACAGTCTACGCAAAGGATCTTCCATGGCAGAAGCAGCAGTAACGGCCCTCCTCGGCGGCGCGACTTCGGCGGCGCGACTTCGGCGGCGGCCTCCTATCTCGGCGCGCAGACGACGGCGAAGGCCGCGAAAGAGGCAGCGGCGCTTCAGCAGAGGCGCTACGAACAGGCGGTGAGCTATCAGGAGCCCTATCTGACGGCGGGCACGAACGCGCTGGCACTCTACAACAATGCGACAGGCGCGAACGGATCGGATGCGCAATCAACGTATTACGAGAGTTTCAAGACCGATCCCGGCTTCACCGCAAGCGTGGATTACGGGTTGAGCAGGATCGAGGCATCCGCGGCGGCGAACGGCATGGGACTTTCCGGCAACACGCTCGCCGCGCTTCAGGATTACTCGCAGAAGTCGCTTTCGGATGCCTATCAGACCCGCCTGAACAATCTCTACAAGACGGCGACACTCGGCGCGGACGCGGCGAATGCGCTGACAAGCGCAGCCACGTCGAGCGCCTCGTCGACAAGCGGCGCTCTGCTCTCGGCGGCGTCGACCGAGGCGGCTGCCTTGACGAGCGCGGTCAACGCGCTAACCGGCTCCGCCAAAAACCTCGCCTCCTATTATTACGGCTCCTGATCCCCCTCCCCGATCCGCTGCCGTCCGGACCATCATCCGACGTGCATCGAACCAACAGGGGCATCGCATGTGACCGGCGGGCGCGCGCCCCTCGCCCTGCCCCTGTTCCGGTGAAGCCGGGGAAGGGAACGGTCACATCGCGAACGATCCGAACCAGATGAGAAGCGATGCGAAGCCCGCGAGGCCAAGCCCGACATGGGAGTAAAGCAATGCGACGCCGCCCTGCTTCGACCTTTGGGCGACGATCGGGGCGACGAAGCCCGAGAAAAGCGATAATGCGAACAGTCCCGCCGCTGCCGTGCCGAATTGTCCGACCGCCGCCGTCCCGCTCGGCGCCGCGCCCCGG
The Rhodomicrobium lacus DNA segment above includes these coding regions:
- a CDS encoding baseplate megatron protein TIM-barrel domain-containing protein; translated protein: MTGKDNLFSPFGFSVDRKGRVDNNTRAFLSKFKGRTGPAIADLESDASWTGIAATANALIREFVAQGWTEKGFDSNETAYASAVRAVTMIPAATEFAYAPYEVLRDQVTAGTEYVATENAFSIYERDMWLLAHAAANRAGRIGGAACDWATSLNVMQSQLPNVGLVNLFVSWYGTDLRAGECILVPGVTRASFETMPDRWSCAGMSRGEAHVVSQVDGNAAFGGTPDDTSLVACIKDLKARKLEVAFTPFILMDIPAGNALPDPLRGGAGQPVYPWRGRITKAYATADRSAEVEAEVAAFVRQYRAFVLHYAQLCADAGGVDIFLLGTELRGLTWLRGAEGGYPFVTALKQLAADVKAVLPRARLSYAADWSEWFGHQPPDGTGDAIFHLDPLWTDPNIDAIAFDNYWPLSDWRDGTPNMDRALKEDGTLTANTDYDYLMGNIRGGEGYDWYYASTADRDAQVRSPITDGGYHKPWIYRYKDIWGWWANPHYDRLGGIEAAEPTAWVPRSKPFWFTELGCPSIDKGSNQPNVFHDPKSAESALPHHSTGQPDNLIQRRYLHSMLRFFDETDAAFEETNNPQSTVYDGRMVDVSRIMIYTWDARPYPYFPLFWWVWSDAANWAYGHWIAGKLSTYALPTELDSMAKTTTYAPRHPYIVDPATGKLDKQYADFFQSIEFVKGSAIANVPLEPTVSEAAAAINSLLAVLRAQNRLAT